A stretch of the Mustela nigripes isolate SB6536 chromosome X, MUSNIG.SB6536, whole genome shotgun sequence genome encodes the following:
- the NALF2 gene encoding NALCN channel auxiliary factor 2 codes for MWPGKDAAALTICCCCCCWAPRPSDKPCADSERAQRWRLSLASLLFFTVLLADHLWLCAGARPRARELSSAMQPPWGTGRERQPMPPRAVLPLPPPPPPGEPSASPGTCGPQYSNLTKATPAAGPRPDCGGVPEPTGLDAACTKLQSLQRLFEPTTPAPPLRPPDSPSRSPAEFPSAKKNLLKGHFRNFTLSFCDTYTVWDLLLGMDRPDSLDCSLDTLLGDLLAVVASPGSGAWEVCNNCIEAYQRLDRHAQEKYDEFDLVLHKYLQAEEYSIRSCTKGCKAVYKAWLCSEYFSVTQQECQRWVPCKQYCLEVQTRCPFILPDNEEMVYGGLPGFICTGLLDTSPKRPETKCCDVQWVSCESEKKKFKETEAPKTHHQQFHHSYFHHYHQQYHHFHPRHDPPGHISHKPSLLPVSGGSRLSPSRIRLYVLVLMLLHTMVSFSSSQGGGGLGLEALPALDEGLTREE; via the exons tgggctccCAGGCCGAGCGACAAACCTTGCGCTGACTCTGAGCGGGCGCAGCGATGGCGACTGTCCCTGGCGTCCCTGCTCTTCTTCACCGTGCTGCTCGCTGACCATCTGTGGCTGTGCGCGGGGGCCCGGCCTCGGGCCAGGGAGCTGAGCAGCGCCATGCAGCCGCCCTGGGGGACCGGCCGGGAGCGGCAGCCGATGCCTCCTCGCGCGGTGCTGCCCCttccgccgccaccgccgcccgGCGAGCCCAGCGCGTCCCCGGGCACCTGCGGCCCCCAATACAGCAACCTGACCAAAGCCACCCCCGCTGCCGGTCCCAGGCCGGACTGCGGTGGCGTCCCAGAGCCCACAGGGCTGGACGCAGCTTGCACCAAATTGCAATCTTTGCAGAGACTTTTTGAACCGACTACCCCGGCCCCCCCACTGCGGCCCCCTGACTCCCCTTCCCGTTCCCCGGCCGAGTTCCCCTCCGCCAAAAAAAACTTGCTCAAAGGCCACTTTCGGAACTTCACTCTCTCCTTTTGCGACACCTACACGGTCTGGGACTTGCTGCTGGGCATGGACCGCCCCGACAGCCTGGACTGCAGCCTGGACACCTTGCTGGGGGACCTGCTGGCCGTGGTGGCCAGCCCGGGCTCCGGGGCCTGGGAGGTGTGTAACAACTGTATCGAGGCGTACCAGCGGCTCGACCGACATGCTCAGGAAAAATATGACGAGTTCGACCTCGTGCTGCATAAATACTTACAGGCAGAAGAGTACTCAATCCGGTCCTGCACGAAAGGCTGTAAG GCTGTCTACAAGGCCTGGCTGTGCTCCGAATACTTCAGCGTGACCCAGCAGGAATGCCAGCGCTGGGTGCCCTGTAAGCAGTACTGTCTGGAAGTGCAGACCCGGTGCCCCTTTATACTCCCCGACAACGAGGAAATGGTGTACGGAGGGCTTCCTGGCTTTATCTGTACAG GGTTGCTGGATACTTCGCCAAAGCGGCCGGAAACCAAGTGCTGTGACGTGCAGTGGGTCTCCTGTGAGTCGGAGAAGAAGAAGTTCAAGGAGACTGAGGCCCCCAAAACCCACCACCAGCAATTCCACCACTCCTATTTCCACCACTACCACCAACAGTACCACCATTTCCACCCCCGCCATGACCCCCCCGGCCACATCAGCCACAAGCCCTCCCTGCTGCCGGTCTCCGGGGGCTCCCGTCTCAGCCCCAGCAGGATCCGGCTCTATGTCCTTGTTCTCATGCTCCTCCATACCATGGTGTCCTTCTCCAGCAGCCAGGGCGGTGGAGGACTGGGGCTGGAGGCACTGCCGGCCCTAGATGAGGGCCTGACTCGGGAAGAGTGA